The nucleotide window TTTCACACTCCTGCGTGTCTTGATTTTCTCTTCTGTTGAATTTGAAGAGCTACCGAGTTCAGTTGCAAATTTGAGGCATCTGAGGTGCCTAGATCTACAATGGAACAAGAAAATCAGAATCCTACCGAATTCCTTATGCAGATTGGTGAATCTACAAACAGTTCATCTTGGCCGGCCGGTGCAGCCAATTTGAGGAGCTACCAGGACGTATGGATGAACTTGTCAACCTTACGTTCTTGGTCCTCACGTCAAAACAAAAGAATTTAATAAAAAGTGGGTTTTGTGGTTGGTCTTCCATGGCATTCCTATATCTGAGCGGCTGCACTGAGTTAATATCACTCACAGAAGGATTTGGTAGCCTCACTGCTCTCCGAGAGTTGCTCATCTTCAACTGCCCAAAGCTCGCTTCTCTCCCCTCTTCCATGAAGCAGCTCTGTGTGCTTGAGAAGTTGGTGATTAGTAACTGCCAAGAGCTTGATCTGATGGAACCAGTAGAAGCCTTGAGTGGGCTGGGAAGCCTACATGTGCTTACTCTCGTTGAGCTTCCAAAGCTCATGGGCTTTCCAGAGAGCTTCAAATCTTGTGTGTCATCTCTTCAGCATGTCCTGATTCGCGATTGCAAAGGGGTTGAGAAGCTGCCGAGCTTCATTCGAGATTTCACCTGTCTTAAGAAAATTGTAATTCAGGACTGCCCTAAGTTGAGCAGGAGATGCACGGCTGAATCCGGGGAGGATTATCATCTCATCCGCAATATCCCTGTCATACACATCGATGGAGACACTTGCGAAGGGTAAGCTTATTAACTGCAGATTTGAATTTCTCAGCTAGTTACTCTTCTGTTCCTTCGGGGAAAAAAATATTTGAGCATATCCATCATATCATATTCATATGCTTTACCTCACTATGCTTCACGCATGTACAGGAGACACGAGGCTCTAACAAGCACATATATCATAAATCCTGATGGAAGAAACGTGTGAAGAAGTTCATATTCGGAATGAGCTCTCAGCTGAGGCACACCCTGTCAGCGGATTCCTTACAGTGTCGATTAGGTTATTTCTTCGACATGTATTTGCAACATCTGTAACACTGCTATTTGTATTGACTAAGAATAAGCTAGACAAACGGtgtttttatttgttttgtgGTCTATATGCTCTGTTCTGGTTTAGTTTGTACTTTGCGCCTTCTTTGACATTCTTCTTCTAATACACAACGACACAGCTTTAGATGTGTGGTTGAGAAAATGAATAGTCCAGACACctgtgcttgaaatataaacacaaTATGTTCTTGAGGGTGCGCTTGCATTTCCTTTCTATTATGCCTTGTGAAATATGGTTAGTAAGTTGCATGAGCTTTGGCACAAGTTTGATTCATTGGCGCAGTTACATTAATGATGATCATTCAGGATTAAAGTTAAGTCTGGACGAAGCTGTCTTTTGCTGTTACAACTATTTGGCATCACTACTCTAGTGAGGCGTCGGTTTGTTCAGAGTTCAGGCAGCTGACAGTAAGCGAGATGATCATCGATGGATTGTGCTGCTTGGTGTAACACAGTCGACCAGGAGCGATTGGACAAGATTTAGAGAAGTACATCAAATGATTTTAGAagcctttggtaaggaaaaaaaCATATTTACTTCTACTTACAGAACTGATATGGGTATCTGTTGTCTGTACACACTCTGAATTCTGGACGAGGAAAGCTCCATGATCCTTCGACATCTTCCAACTATATATGGCATTGGACATTTTTCGTCACATCAAACCTCCGGGTCTACGATGATTCGAACTCTAGTCAGCACTGTGGCTGAACTCGTTATGGTTATGTCTATTGTCCGGCTTGATTGGTTTATGTATGTAACTTCACCAGCACCCCCTTCACTCAGCACGTAAGGCCGCTTAGGCTCCACTGGTAGCCTCATGCTTTCAGAGCTCAGCATTGCAGCTATGTCAGTCATGGTGGGCCGATCTGCTGGATCTTCCTGAGAACAGAGCAGTGCCACCTGAGCACATCGCGTTATCTCGGCGATGTCGTATCCGTTCCCTAGAGACGGATCCACAAGCTCACGCAACCTTTGGTCCTTCCACATATGCCAGGCCTGAAATGTTTTCCGGTAGATTAATTCGATGTTTACAGAATTGCAATGTGAATCCATACTCATAGATTAAGTATTAGCACAAACAATCATGCGCATAGAATTGTGAGAGATGCTGCTTGAAATCCATTTATCTTCACTTACATCTCGTACAAGATCGCCAACAGTATCCCCTCGCTTGTCGAGTACAGTGTTCTTTCGTCCGCTAATGGTCTCCAGAACCAAGATGCCAAAGCTGAAGACATCTGTCTTCAGTGAGTAAACTCCTCGAGATGCATACTCTGGAGCAATGTAACCACTGAAAAATAGGGGGGGGGGAAGCAGAGACCAAAACTGCAAAATTAGCACGTTTGAACACAAAATAATGGAACCTGTAATGATTGAAAAAACCAGGAAGCAGGCAGCTTCATATACCTAGTGGCCACCACCCTGCTTGTGTGCTCTTCTGTTATGTCTGAACACAGTGTTTTAGCTGATCCAAAATCAGAAATCTTTGGGGTCATGTCATATTCCAAGAGAATGTTATTTGGTTTCAAGTCCCTATGGACAATATGTAACATTGAGTGTTTGTGCAGGTAAACAAGCCCCTCTACCAACCCCTTGATTATTTTGAGTCTCTTAGACCAATCTAGCAACGGTCCTTTTATCCTGTCTGTGGAATATTGAAACAGCAAGCCTTTAGATAACATAATTTTTATATATATTCTGCTCTAAATCAAATCATCACAGTTTAAAGCAATTACAACAGAAAACAAGAACGTAGCACATCATTAACTGTACATAAGTTTGTTCACATATTTAGTCAGAAGCACGTCCTATGAAATAAATCAGATGATAGGGAAAATATACCAAATATGTGACAGTCCAAGGAACCATTCTGCATGAACTTGTAGATCAGAATCCTTTCTTTTCCATGGATGCACCACCCCAGTAACCTTATTATATTGGTATACTGAAGCCTAGCAAGCTGCAATTCATTGCTGAAATCAGATAATGTTGCACGGTGATCGAATCTTTTGATGCCAACCACAAATCCTTGGGGCAACTGACCCTGCAATGGTTACAAATAGAGTTTAGACAACATTCTCATTGGAAAGATGCAGATCATAGATTCATAGGCATTTACATAATTAGTTAGTTTCTTTCTATTGGTTTACAAATACCTTGTATGCTGTTGCAAATCCACCAGACCCAAGATATCTCTTCTCTGAGAATTTATCTGTAGCATCCATGATTTGAAAGTAGCTGAACTCTGTGAATCCTGGGTAATTTTCTAACGTGAGCATACAAAGCTTCACTAGTTCTTTGTTGTCGAGGGTTTTCTGTTCTTGCGTGCCTACAATTCCTGTGTCATGAAAAATCCATCCTTGTCACTAATGGAGTTACAAACTTAGTCAATACTGATATGACTAACATAAATACATAATACAAATATGCTGTTAAGAAACAGAATACAAATATGATGTGAAAATACTCCAGTTCCTTTGTCACGCAGATCATCGAATTATCATTTGTAGCAGCTCTAGCTTGTGAAACTTGAAAATAAACTGAAATTTAATAGAAGATTTCATGGATAATATTGTGTTGGGTCTATCATTAAAGTCCTTCCTTTATAATGTCATCTACTCCCTcggtcccataatataagagcgtttttgacactagtgtagtgtgaaaaacactcttatattatgggacagagggggTACTACTAAATGAGTTATGTATGTATCTAAGAACTTTTGAAGCGTAGATCTGTattttcaaaatttcaaaaaaaattgtagTTAGTTAGTTAGACTTCCATGGAATGTGTTTATTAATTTCAGTTGACCACAACGAATCATGTGGTGATCCAGAGTTCACTCATGGTTCATCAGAACAATCATACAGACATTTTTTAATTCTTGTTGCATAATATCCAAAAATATGAACACAGATATTACGATGCCTCATGGGCATAGCAAAGCAAAGCAATTTCGTAATCCGTGAAGCACATAACACCATCGTAAAACTTTAGCCTCTTAGTCTGATACTCcttccgtttctttttagtctgcatataactTTCGTCTGAAGTCAAAATATCTTCACTTTGACCAAAGttatagaaaaaagtatcaacatttaCAAGGCCAAAGGGATATCTTTAGATTCATTATGAAATGTAGTTTATATTATGTATATTTgatattgtagatgttgatattcTTTTATACAAATTTGGTCAAAGTTGGTGAAGTTTGACTCGACACAAATCTTATATGTGGAGTAAAAAGGAACGAAGGAAGTACTTAAGTTAACGACTACTACCATTAGGAAACTCAAAGAAACAATTACTTCTTACCTAGTGACGGATGTTCCCGAACATTGCAGAGTTTGCGAGCTCCTTGGACACGTATCTCAGTAATATCTAAAACTCTTGCTGCAAACCTGAAAACAGGTAAATCTCATCATTAGTCTTGAAAATAGGGAAGTTGCTGGTTTAGAGTGTATAGCTAAAGAACTCATGCATGATTATCAAAATATTTAAGAAAGAAAATAATCATGCTAATATAAGGTAGAAATTTGTTGAAACATCAACCatagttaaataaattattaTATTTTCTCGTAAAAAAATAAAGCCCACATTTTGATTTCAAGTTGATTGATCTGATATGCATCCTACCTTTCAGACGTTGTAACATGTACCTGCaaacatgtactccctccgttccaaaatagatgactcaactttgtactaaagttagtataaagttgggtcatctattttagaatggagggagtagtcaCTATCTTGAAACAAGCTTTCACCCAGTTATATATCTAAAGCCCAAATGGACGAACCGAATACGGTCAACAATCAACTTCTCCCTTCATTTTCAGATATATAAAGCATATTTTGACTATCCAAATTCGAGTTTTGACCAAAACTAAGCACTTTTTTATCTTCCTGATTTTGTAACTGCTAAAAATATGTTATAAAATGTGCATGTATTTCTGGATGGAGAAAATAGTTTTCATCTGTCAGCATCCAATTCCAACGTGGTTCACCTTCTACAAAGCCACTGTGTGAACAAACATGATAATTATGGATCGAATATACGAAGGATCATTTACCAAGTAATCTACTACATGTTGAACATTATCTAACCTGACACGGTGGTTTGAACCTTCTATGAATATACCGTCGACCTGCTCCGCAGCTTCCTGGACAAGGATAGCGAAAACGGCAAATAGTAAACCATCGGACTTTTATGAATGAGAGGTCGCCATTTTACATCTTGTGATAATGAATAATGCACTCATTTTCCTTAAAAAAAGGTACTGTATTAACCACGCACAAGTATAAGTACTCCTGCCCACTAAATTCAGATAGAGTTCATATCAAGTTCTTTATTTGTGCAGTAGAAAATTGCGATTGGACTCCAATTCAGAGGCAACTATGCTCATGATCACTGGAAGTCTGGAACAGTCGCGGATCAGTTCAGTCGAATTATAATCAAGTGTGTCCCTCTAAATCGGTGTTTCCCCCATAATCCCAGAAACATGGGTACCTGGACACGATGAGTGTTTGTAGAATTGTCGACGAGGGCGATGAGCGGGATGAGGCGGATGAACATGTCGATCTCGTGCTGCGCGGCGCGGAGCTCGTTGCCCATCCGTGCGCCGAGGAGCAGGCGGCGGAGGTAGCTGCAGTCCTGGCACGCGGTCACGAGCGCGTAGCACCGCCGCAGCGCGCTGCGGAGCTGCTCCAGCGGCCGCCTGGTGGCCTCCCGCCGCATCAGATCGGCGAGCTCCGGCTCCTTCAGCAAGCCGCCGACGAGCTCGACGTGCTGCGCGAGCTGCATGCAGGCGTCCCGGTGGCGGCGCGCAGCCAGGGCGGCCTGCACGACCATGGAGATTAGCCCGAGCGCGTCCACGCCGACTAGCTGCGCCACGTTGGAGGCCTGACCCAGCGTGACCCACAGGCTGCTCGAGGGGCTGCCCCATGGGCTCGCCATCGCTGCTGCTTTCCCCTCCCGTGCGCTGCAGCCTCGTGGTCGTTGCCGCCATTGACAGCATGGTTATATTTGGTGAGCTTGTATGTGGACGCAGACTTTGACTGACTGGGATTTACCGATGTGGTGTCACACTTCTGACTCCCCAGGCCGGCAAGCCCTCGCACACGTTTTTTATTTAACCCATAGGCATACATAAACTCACTCACTCGTATGAACACACCCATAGACCATAGCCCTATAAGTACTGACGGAGCTAGGCAACTTCTTTTGAGGGGGCCAAACATAAATATAGACATTttgggggaggggggaggggcaAAAAACTCTACTTTTTCTCATCTTTCTCTCCAAATTTTTTTTCCTTCACATATTTTACAAAAGCTGGGGGGGGGGCATGGCCCCTGTAGCTTACAACATAGCTCCGCCATTGCCTATAAGCATTTTTTTTCCTAAAAAGTGATTGCAGCTACCGAGCTCCACTGCTCTTAgtatttgaaaattttaaaaaacACACTTTTGGTATTGAAAATAATCTCAAAACAAATACGTGGATACATACACATATTCCTAAGGCCTGATAAAAATCTGGAAAAGAAATGATTTGTATTTTAGGAAATACAAAAAAGAGAAATTTCTGACAGAAATGGCACCCTTTTATCCTATATACTGTCAgaaatttatttattttcctaTAGCCCAAAACAAAGTGAGATTTTTACCGAAACTTGACACGTGCAATCGGAATGTGTATATGTATCCTCGGgaaaatttcatattttttaaAACTTCAAAAACCCGAATTTCAAAGTGTTCAAATATAAAGAGCAGTGAAGCTCGGTTGCTGCAACGCATCTCCCCCTTTTTTCTTCTTGAATACGACCTCTATAAGCACCTCCGAGCGCTGAACCGGCACATCATATTGTGATTGCCGAAGCCGCCACAAACGCTTTCGTAGTCAACAGTAACGTCTCCTTTCACCGAACGTGCATCACTAGAAGACTTGAAATAAATCCAGATAGATGTGAGCACTAGTGTAAGTTGGGACTTGAACCCTAATGGTCTGAAATAGTTAGGAAAATGCGAGCACGCCCATATATACAACACCGTTGCAATACCTCCCATCACCCCCTGCTCCTAATCCGGTCCGATGGCGCACCATATTGCCAGGGATATGCTCTCCTCCACCATGGTTCAAAGCTCAGAGGCGACGTGATAGGTGGGAACCCTATGAACGAGTTCACGCCCGAGGGTGGCCCGATCTTCACGTTGTAGGATCGAATCGGGAGGGATAACTAGCTGCAAGCAGCCGGGATAACTAGCTTTATACCTGCCAAGGTTGGATGCAACCCGTACATTGGGGATGGCTGACCGAAGTTACAAGAACTCCAACCCGATGTCCGAACAATCGCAGAatcacaaaccgggactaatccACACAAAACGGCCGGAACCGTAGAGCACGAACTAGGGGGAACCAGAGGCTCCTTCTCGCGAATCCGAATGAACTCACAAGAGCAAAGGTAGCAAGATCTTTCGGGTCTCTCTAGCAGTCTTGCTGCATAAGCTTGTAGCTCAATGATTTGACAAAAGGTTTTTCAAGAGGATGGGGGAGATGGGGTTTTATAGCAGGGACAACCCTCCTTGGGTAGGTGTGAAAATGGTTTAAAAAATAAACAGGTTTGCATGGATTTCTTGGGGGAATAAGCAGTCAACTTTGGGAGTTGTTGGAGAGCTCCTCAAAAATTCGCAAAGCCTTGACAGCCTGGACACCTTCCACGAGAATGACTACAACTTTTGACTCACAACTCCAAATGATGTGAGGTTTTTTGCATTGGAAAGATAATTTGATGTAGCTTCTGTTGATGTACTCCTATAGCCCCGTCTCTCCACCACATGGGTGTGGCACACCAAAACATTAGAGGTAAAAAATGACAACATCAGCTTCACTTGAAACTTGTTTCCTCCAAACTTGTTCCTCCAAACTGGTTGCTTCAAGAGCTCATAGGTTGTTGGGTTTCTTCCATGTGATACCTAAGTTCAACCAACAACAATGGGGATGAAATCATAGTTGTGTCATCAAGGTTATAAGGTAAACTTAAGTTAGCTTTCACCTGGTCACTTATTAGTTTGGCATGACTTCTTGTGATTGGACCTATAATTGTTGGAGACTTATCGATGGTTGTggtgtcctcatcatcctccccctCCTCAAAAGGAGTCATCCTCGACTCTGATGGTCCAAAGTATGAAGAGAGGTCGTACACATTGAAAGTTGAACTAACACCATAATCCATCGAAAGGTCAATCTTGTAGGCATTATCACTTATCTTCGCAAGCACTTTGAATGGACCATCTCCACATGGCTGCAACTTGCATTTGCGTTGATCCGGGAAACGATCCTTCCGCAGGTGCACCCACACAAGATCACCTTCTTCAAACAACAGCTTCTTTCTTCCCTTGTTTGCTCGTTTTGCATATTGTTGAGTCATCTTCTCAATATTTTCTTTGGTCTTCTCATGAATTTTCTTCACGAAGTCAGCACGCTTACTTGCATCAAGATTTGTTCGCTCCTGCAATGGTAAAGGCAAAAGATCTATGGGAGCAGCAGGATTGAAACCATAAACAATTTCAAAAGGACAAAATTTAGTGGTCGAATGTACCGCCCTGTTGTATGCAAACTCCGCGTCGGGGAGACACTCTTCCCACATCTTCAAATTTTTCTTTAAAACTGCTCTCAGCATCCTGAATAGTGTGCGGTTGACAACTTCGGTTTGTCCATCTGTTTGTGGGTGGCATGTAGTGGAAAAGAGAAGCTTTGTTCCTAGCTTTGCCCACAACATTTTCCAAAAATAGCTCAGAAACTTGGtgtcacgatctgaaacaatagtgcATGGTACTCCATGTAGCTGCATGACTTCCCTGAAAAACAAATCAGCAATGTGTGAAGCATCATCGCTCTTATGACACGGGATAAAATGAGTCATCTTGCTAAACCTATCAACCACCACAAAAACGGAATCACTCTCTCTCTTAGTATGTGGTAATCCAAGAACAAAATCCATAGAAATATCTTCCCAAGGTGTGCTAGGAATTGATAAAGGcgtataaagtccatgagggttTAAACGTGACTTAGCTTTGCCGCAGATCTCACAACATAGCACATAGCGCTCAACATCACGCCTCATCCTTGGCCAAAACAAATGGCCGATCAGCACACTCTCAGTTTTTTTGCTCCAAAATGTCTCATGAGACCACCAGCATGAGCCTCCTACAAAAGCAACAAGTGAACAGAGCAATCTGGGATGCACAATTTGTTAGCTCGAAACAAGAATCCATCATGCAAGTGAAACTTTTCCCAACCTTTCCCCTCACTACATTTTGAGTGTGGTTCAGCAAAACATGGGTCATGGACATACAATTCTTTAATGCTTTGCAACCCAAGAATTTTAGTATCAAGTTGTGAGAGTAAAATATGGCGTCTAGACAAAGCATCGGCAACAACATTATGTTTTCCTTTCTTGTACTTGACAATATAGGGAAAAGATTctatgaattcactccattttgcatgtctacggttcagtttttgTTGACCTCTAAGGTGCTTTAAAGATTCATGGTCGGAATGTATCACAAATTCTTTAGGCCacaaataatgttgccatgttttcAAAGATCTCACAAGAAGTGCATATAATTCTGTCATAAACTGAATAATTTAGAGTTGGACCACTTAGTTTCTCACTAAAATATGCAATAGGCCTACCTTCTTGCATTAGTACGCCTCCAATACCCACACCACTTGCATCACATTCAATTTCAAAAGTCTTACCAAAGTTGGGTAGTGCAAGCAATGGTGTAGATGTCAATTTTTCTTTCAGCTCTTGGAAGGCCTTCTCTTGTGCATTTCCACTTGAAGGGAAATCTTTCTTGGTTAGCTCATTCATTGgggcagcaatggtgctgaaatcctTCACAAACCAGGCGGTAGAAACcagcaaggccaagaaagcttCGTACTTGGCTTACATTTTGTGGAGGCATCCACTCACGGATGGCTTTGACCTTCTCCTCATCTACCTCCACACCTTTGACCTGAAACAACAAAGCCAAGAAACACAACTTTTCTATGCAAAATGTGCACTTTTCCTTGTTAGCATATAATTTCTCCTCTCTTAGGACACAAGCACACACCGGATGTGTTCAACATGTTCATCCAAAGTTTTGCTATAAATCAggatgtcatcaaagtaaacaaCCACAAACTTGCCAATGAACATTCTAAGCACATgattcattaatctcatgaaaggtACTAGGTGCATTTATCAATCCAAATGCataactaaccactcatacaaaccagattttgttttgaaagcagttttccattcatcaccctctctcattctaatttgatggtagccactTCGCAAGTCAATTTTAGAAAAGATGGTGGcgccactaagttcatcaagcatatcatcaagctAGGTATGGGGTGCCTATACCTCACGGTGATGTTGTTAATAGGCCTACAATCACAACACATTCGAGAAATTCCATCTTTCTTTGGTACTAAAAGAAACGGGTACACAgcacaaggagagagactttccCTTACATAACTTTGTTTAGTAGGCCCTCAACTTGTCGCTGAATCTCCTTGGTTTCCTCCAGGTTTGTGCGGTATGGTGGTCGGTTCGGCAATGGGCTCCTGGACCAAATCAATTTGGTGTTCAATGCCTCTTTGTGGTGGCAGCCCCAGTGGTATCTCCTCGGGGAACACATCTTCATACCCCTGCAAAATTTCAGCAACAACACTAGGAGTGGTAGAGGATAATTCATTAGTAGAAAGAAAATTGTCCTTGTACAAAAGTACAAAGAACATGGAATTGGGTTCTCTCAACTCTCTCATATCCCTTTTCCTAGCCATCATAACTAATCCCTGTTTTTCCCATGTCTTGGTCAATTTAAGCTGTGGGGTTTTATTTGGCTTTGGATTCTCTCACTCACTATGTTGGTGGATGTCACTCAAGTGTTTCTCGCTCACTCTCTCTTTCTTTAGATCATCCATCAATATTTCTTCGGGTGTCAAAGGGAGCAAAGATATGCGCTCTCCCTCATATTGGAACGAGAGACGATTAGTACGGCTGCTGCTGATTTGCACATCACGATCATACAACAAAGGTCTTCCCAACAACAATTGGCATGCTTG belongs to Triticum urartu cultivar G1812 chromosome 7, Tu2.1, whole genome shotgun sequence and includes:
- the LOC125518111 gene encoding putative cysteine-rich receptor-like protein kinase 20; its protein translation is MASPWGSPSSSLWVTLGQASNVAQLVGVDALGLISMVVQAALAARRHRDACMQLAQHVELVGGLLKEPELADLMRREATRRPLEQLRSALRRCYALVTACQDCSYLRRLLLGARMGNELRAAQHEIDMFIRLIPLIALVDNSTNTHRVQEAAEQVDGIFIEGSNHRVRFAARVLDITEIRVQGARKLCNVREHPSLGIVGTQEQKTLDNKELVKLCMLTLENYPGFTEFSYFQIMDATDKFSEKRYLGSGGFATAYKGQLPQGFVVGIKRFDHRATLSDFSNELQLARLQYTNIIRLLGWCIHGKERILIYKFMQNGSLDCHIFDRIKGPLLDWSKRLKIIKGLVEGLVYLHKHSMLHIVHRDLKPNNILLEYDMTPKISDFGSAKTLCSDITEEHTSRVVATSGYIAPEYASRGVYSLKTDVFSFGILVLETISGRKNTVLDKRGDTVGDLVRDAWHMWKDQRLRELVDPSLGNGYDIAEITRCAQVALLCSQEDPADRPTMTDIAAMLSSESMRLPVEPKRPYVLSEGGAGEVTYINQSSRTIDITITSSATVLTRVRIIVDPEV